A part of Aegilops tauschii subsp. strangulata cultivar AL8/78 chromosome 2, Aet v6.0, whole genome shotgun sequence genomic DNA contains:
- the LOC109746310 gene encoding uncharacterized protein, translating into MPPAPLAPLEDDDLLREILLRLPPQPSSLPRASAVCKRWRCVAVDPKFTARFRAHHGKPPLLGVFQHRDDGIVFAPVLAPPDRVPPERFDLRIPDDNPYLGPQLLGCRHGRVLVFDRPRAEVLVCDPIAGEERRVAVPPEFRTAGVNGAVLCADRGQGARRLPLQPLQGSTCGGSQSILVGNVLYWLLSHAEGGILQFDLDRQSLDVIEAPPRMDVPRSWQIVRAEDGTLGLAILSHRYHNIQMWQRKVNCNGVGTWVLLKTTEMHDIHGLPPPARRGMELIRGYAEDADEIFLYLDGIVYMVQLKSMRSRKLWETHHITLCHSFNSFYTPGIGIAGARYNG; encoded by the exons ATGCCGCCGGCGCCTCTGGCCCCGCTCGAAGACGACGATCTCCTCCGTGAGATCCTGCTCCGCCTCCCGCCGCAGCCCTCTTCCCTTCCCCGCGCCTCCGCCGTCTGCAAGCGGTGGCGATGTGTCGCCGTCGACCCCAAATTCACCGCCCGCTTCCGCGCCCACCACGGGAAGCCGCCCCTCCTCGGCGTCTTCCAGCACCGCGATGACGGCATCGTGTTCGCCCCCGTCCTGGCCCCTCCCGACCGCGTCCCTCCCGAGCGCTTCGACCTGCGAATCCCCGACGACAACCCCTACCTGGGGCCACAGTTGCTCGGCTGCCGCCACGGCCGCGTCCTCGTATTCGACCGGCCGCGTGCGGAGGTCCTTGTGTGCGATCCCATCGCGGGCGAGGAGCGCCGCGTGGCCGTTCCGCCGGAGTTCAGAACGGCCGGCGTCAACGGGGCGGTACTCTGCGCTGACCGCGGCCAGGGTGCACGGCGGCTGCCACTCCAGCCCCTTCAAG GTTCGACTTGTGGTGGTTCTCAGAGCATCCTTGTTGGTAATGTTCTTTACTGGCTGTTAAGTCATGCGGAAGGCGGCATACTTCAGTTTGATTTGGATAGACAAAGCCTAGATGTGATTGAGGCCCCTCCCAGGATGGATGTTCCCCGCAGCTGGCAGATAGTCCGGGCCGAGGATGGTACTCTTGGTCTCGCCATATTGTCTCACCGTTACCATAACATTCAAATGTGGCAGAGGAAAGTTAATTGCAATGGTGTTGGCACATGGGTGCTGTTGAAGACCACTGAAATGCATGACATTCATGGGCTCCCTCCTCCAGCAAGGAGGGGGATGGAATTGATACGGGGATATGCCGAGGATGCTGATGAAATATTTTTATATCTGGACGGCATTGTCTATATGGTTCAACTTAAGTCGATGCGATCAAGAAAACTCTGGGAAACCCATCACATTACCCTTTGTCATTCTTTCAACAGTTTCTACACGCCAG GCATTGGAATTGCTGGTGCACGATACAATGGGTGA